The Spiroplasma citri genomic sequence TTATTATGAGGAAGTTGAGTAACGACAGGAACAGCAATTGGAATGTTTTTGCCAAAAAATGAACGTAAACAACAAGGAGTGCGTGTTTTGCGTTTATCAGCAAATCGCCGTCAAAAGCAAAATATTTACCAAAATTTTAATATTCCGGATGAGGAATTATTTTCTGCTCGTCAAGTTATGCATACCACAGAAGCATCAGATATTACAATTCAAATGCCATCATACACAGCTTTACATGACCAACATTTAATTGATGATTTAATTGACGATGATTTTGTTGGCAAGAAAAAAATGAAACAAAATTATGTTCGTTTTGATAATCAAAATAGTTCCACCCCAGAATTACGAAAAGAACCTTTTAATGATTATCATTCAATGCCTTCGCAACCATCACATTCTTCATCACTACCACACCGTTCAAGAATGCAATTAACTCCTGACCAATATATTCAACCACGTAATCGCCGTAGTAATAGTACTCATCTTAATAAAAAACTTGATGATTTACCAGTTTATGGTTCTTCATATGGAAAAGATATTAATATTGATGTTGCACGAGATAAGTTGAATTCAGCAACCGATATTACACCTTTTGGTAAAATTAATCGAGGTGGTAATTCAACAACTTTAAAGCAAACATCATTTTATGATGAACAATTACCAACGGAAGAATTTAATCCAACTCCATCAGAGCAATTTGAAACAGTTGATATTAATGAAGGAATTTATCATCGACAAAGTAATCAAGAATATCATCATACATTAGAACCATACCAAGATGAGTATTATCCTAATTATGAGGCACCATTAATGGAACAACAACATTTTGACATGCCTTATCAACCACAACACCGTGTTGTGAAACCCAAGTCAATTGAAATTAATAAAAAATTTAGTCAAACTGTTTCATGTCAAAATACTTTTAATAATCCGCATTATAAATTACCAAATTTAGGTTTATTAAGTCCAAAGGAAGATAATCGTCGTAATAATGAACGAAATAAACTTGCTGCACAAAAGAAAGCAGTGAAAATTAATCAAGTTTTTCAACAATTTAATATTGCTGCTAGTGTACAAGGTATTAATATTGGGCCAACTATTACAAAATTTGAGGTTCAAATGCAACCAGGAGTAAAAGTTAATAAAATTATGCATTTAGAAAATGATTTAAAATATGCTTTAGCTACTCAAAATGTTCGAATTGAAGCACCAATTCAAGGAAAGTCAGCAGTTGGGATTGAAATTGCTAATGAAATTAGTAATAAAGTAACATTACGTGAAATTATGGAGCGATTACCATTAGAAAAACAAGATCGTAAATTATTAGTTGGAATTGGTCGTAGTGTGAATGGGGGAATTATTTTTGTTGAATTAGATAAAATGCCACATTTATTAGTTGCTGGTTCAACGGGTAGTGGAAAATCTGTTTGTATTAATACCATTTTATCATCACTAATATTACGAACAAAACCATCGGAAGTTAAATTATTATTAATTGATCCAAAACAGGTTGAACTAGCTGTTTATAATAATTTGCCACATTTATTAGCCCCAGTTATTACAGACACTAAATTAGCAAATTCCGCCTTGAAAAAAATAATTGCTGAAATGGAGCGTCGTTATAGTATATTATCAGAACGTGGAGTTCGTAATATTGAATCCTTTAATAAAAAAGTTACGCCAAAAGACTTTTTACCTTATGTTGTTGTTGTAATTGATGAGTTAGCTGATTTAATGATGACAGCTGGAAAAGATATTGAAGATTCAATTATGCGAATTATGCAATTAGCGCGTGCTGCTGGAATTCATATGGTGATTGCAACACAACGACCATCAACAGATGTTATTACTGGAGTAATTAAAACAAATATTCCATCACGAATTTCCTTTTCAGTTACCTCGGCAATTGATTCTCGAACAATTTTAGACCAAGGTGGTGCAGAAAAACTAATTGGTTATGGTGATATGTTATATGCACCAGCAGGACAAAATATTCCAACTCGTGCACAGGGAGCATTTATTTCCGATGATGAAATTCAACGATTAGTTGATTTTTGTCGTGCGCAACAAGAACCTGATTATGATGAAGAGTTTTTAAATATTGAAATAAATAGTGAAACAGGTGGTGGCAATGAAAATGATAATATTGATTCATTGTATCAAGAAGTTAAACGCTTTGTTATTTTAAATCAAAAAGCTTCAACATCTTTAATTCAACGAAAATTTTCAATTGGATATAATCGTGCTAGTCGCTTAATTGATGTTTTAGAAGAAAATGGCATTATTGGTCCTCAAAATGGTGCAAAACCACGAGATGTATATGTTCAAAATATTGACTTAGATGATAATCCTTTTAATGATGGCGGTTATTGATAAAACACAAGTAATTTATAAAAAAACAATGATTTATTGTGTATTTATAATTTTTATATATAATTAATGGTATAATTGGAAAGATAAAATTTCAATTAATATTTTTAAATATTAAGTATATAATTAAAATATTATGTAAAAAACATTAAGGATGAGAAAAGATGGCAAAAAAAACAAAAAAAACAAAAAAAATAAATGCAAAGTTAAAGAAACTAAATGATATTTCATTAAAATTAACTGATGTTGAATTTCGCTATAGGGAAAATCATCCTAATGCTGTTGATGGAGTTAGTTTTGAAATTAACCATGGGGAATATGTTACAATCATTGGTCATAATGGTAGTGGAAAATCAACAATTAGTAAAATTATTATCGGTGTTTTACGTCCACAAAAAGGGAAAATTGAAGTTTTTGGTAATGAGGTTCATTCATCAACAATTACAGGAATTCGAAAATTTTTAGGGATTGTGTTTCAAAATCCAGATAATCAATTTATTGGATCAACAGTTCGTGATGATATCGCATTTGGCCTTGAAAATCGGCAAATTCCACAAAAAGAAATGCAAGCAATTATTGATAAAGCTGCTGCAAAAGTTGGCATGAATAATTTTCTTGACCATGAACCATTAATGCTATCAGGAGGACAAAAACAGCGAGTTGCAATTGCTTCAGCACTAGCATTATCACCAGATATTATTATTTTTGATGAGGCAACAAGTATGTTAGATCCAAAAGGGCGAAAAGAAATTAAACAAATTATGGTTGAATTGAAAGAATCACGTGAGAAAACAATTATTTCAATTACGCATGATATGGACGAAATCTTAAATGCTGATAAAGTGATTGTTATGAATAAAGGCCAAATGGTTAAATGTGGTAAACCACATGAAATTTTGTATGATGAAGAGTTTTTAAAATCAATTCATTTAGATGTGCCTTTTGTTTCAAAAGTCGTTGATAGTTTACGCTTAAATGGTTTAGAAGTGAAAAATACACTAGATCTTAGAGAGTTGGTGGATGAGATATGTCAAAAGTAAAAAAACAACCTAAAATTGAAGCATTACAAAATGTTGATATTACATTTACAGATGTGTCTTATGTTTATGCTCCTAAAACGCCTTATGAATATACTTCATTGCAAGATATTAATGTTGTTATTAAGCCTGGGAAAATTACTGCTATTATTGGGTCAACAGGAAGTGGAAAATCAACTTTAATTCAACATATCAATGGTTTATTAATTCCAACCACGGGAGTTGTTGATGCAAATGGCTTTATTATTAAAGCAAAACAAAAACGAATTAAAAATATTAAACAATTACGAAAATCAATTGGTTTAGTGTTTCAGTTTCCAGAATATCAATTGTTTGAAGAAACAATCGAAAAAGATATTATGTTTGGTCCAGTTCACTTAGGTGAAAGTAAAGAAGTTGCTCGAGAAAATGCCAAAAAATACTTAGAAATGGTTGGCTTACCATTAAACTATTTAGAACGTTCACCGTTTGATTTATCAGGAGGGCAAAAACGCCGGGTTGCCATTGCAGGGATTTTAGCAATGGAGGGTAATACTTTAATTTTAGATGAACCAACCGCTGGGTTAGATCCTGAGGGTGAAGAAGATTTTATTAAGTTATTTCAACGGGTTAATAAAGAACAAAATAAACGGATTATTTTAGTAACTCATAATATGGATCATGTTTTAGAAATTGCTGATGAAGTTATTGCTTTAAAAGAAGGGCGAATTTTAAAAGTTGGAACACCATTTGAAATTTTTAAGGATAAAAATTTATTACAAGAATTGTTAATTGAACCACCAAAAATTTATCATTTAATTTATCAATTGCAAGAAAAATGTCTTGACTTAACAAATGTTAATATTCGGAATATTAACCAATTAGCAAAAGAAATTATTCAGCATAAAGAACAAAAAAGAAAGGGATAAAAAAGATGCGCTTATCATTTGGACGTTATATTGCTTATAATTCCCCAATTCATCGAATGGATCCACGGGTAAAATTATTTATGTTGTTATCATTGATGATATCAATCTTTTTTTCAACTGGTTTTACCGGTTATACTATTTTGGGAATGACAATTTTTAGTTTGTTCTTTTTAGCAAAATTACCACCAAGGTTATTACGAGCATTACTAAAACCAATTTTATTTATGTTTATTATTTTGTTGTTAATTAATTGTTTTTTAGTCACTGATGGTTATATTGGATGACATTGAGGTGGGAAAACAACAGCAACAGGGCCTGTTGCTGTGGGAGGAAAAAGTTGATTTGCTTTTTCCGAAAAAGCAATTTTTAATGCCCTTTACATGGCGTGCCGGATTTATTTAATGATTTTAATTACAACAATTTTAACGGCAACAACACAACCATTAGATTTAACCTTAGCGTTAGAAGATTTATTAAGTCCATTAAAACTAGTTCGTTTTCCAGTCCATATTTTATCAACAATTATTTCAATTGCCTTACGAATGATTCCAACTTTAATTGAAGAAGCAGGACGGATTATGAAAGCGCAAGCCTCGCGTGGGGTTGATTTTAAGAATGGTCATTTTAAAGATAAAATTAAGTCGACAACAGCTTTAATTATCCCATTATTAGTATCAGCATTTCAAAAAGCTGAAGATTTAGCATATGCAATGGATGCCCGCGGTTATGACCCACATGCAAAACGAACACGTTATCGTCATTATCGGATTCATTTTCCTGATGTGTTATTATTTATTTTTGGGGTTGGGATTGCTAGCATTATTATTGCTCAATCAGTAACGATGGGTCAATATGAAACCTTTTATGAAGTTTGACATTGAGATACTGATTCCAATGGATGAATATTTGGTAAAATTAAAACAGGATTTTTACAAATTCGTATTTCACATATTGATGAATTTGTTTTAGGGTGATAATGTTATATTTATTATTAAGTATTGAATATGATGGTTATGATTATAGTGGCTGAGTTAAACAAAAAAATGCTTGAACAATTCAGGGTGAATTGGAGAAAGCATTTTTTGGCATTTGTCATCAAAAAATTTGAACTTTAGGTGCTAGTAAAACTGATGCTGGTGTACATGCTTCTGACCAAAAGGTATTAGTAAAACTACCATTTCAATCACAACATTTAGTTTTTTTTATTAAAACTGTTAGTAAAACTTTACCACCAAATATTAATATTAAAGGATATCAGCTTGTCTCAGAAAATTTTAGTGTTCGAACTGCAAAAGTAAAAGAATATGTTTATACAATTAATGATCAAGAGTATGATCTTTTTAATCATCGTTATGAACTTAAAGTTAATACACCATTAAATGTTAGAAAGTTACATCAAATTAGTCAAATTTTTGTTGGAACACATGATTTTGGATATTTTGCAGGGGTTAAACCAACCGAAAATATTGTAACACAACGAACAATTAATAAGATTTGAGTTAAACGAAACAAGGCAAAAAAAATTGAAATTCATTTTATGGGGAAAAGTTTTATTCGTTATCAAATTCGAATGTTAACACAAAATATTTTAGCTTGTTATGCTGGTAAAGTTAGTTTAAGTGAATTGCAAGCACAGTTAAAACATCCTCCTCAAGGAGCAACAACAAAGTATTGTGCAAAACCATATGGTTTATGTTTGAAAAAAATAAAATATTAAGATAGTTTCTTAATTTATTTGAAATAATCTAATTATATTATTTGTTAAGATAAAATTATTTTAGTTAATTTAAGGTTTAAGATTAAATTTAATTAAACAAAAAAATTTAACATTATTTAAAAAAATAAATATTAATTTTAATTAGTCTACTTTCCTTTAAAAAATAAATATGATAATATATATTATTTCACTTTTTATGGTATAATTTATAGTAACAAGTATGTGTAGAAAATGTGGCAAATGAGGTGCAAAAATGAATAATGGTTTTTATATTTTACCAAATGAAGAAGGATATTTAGTAAAGTCACATGATACTAATAGTGAAATTGCATTATTTAGAAGTCGTCGTGATGCAGAAGTGTTTATTAGCACTTTAACATTATCACCAACACCTTCATTTTCAAATAATTATTTACCAGGAACTTCAATTCCTCACTATTCATCTCAACCTCAACAAATTATTACACCGTATCCAACTAATGGTGCTTCACCACAAGTTTTTTTTATTCAACAACCAGCTCCAGCACAACAAGTAACGCCATCACCATATCCATTTTATCCGATGATGCCACCAACGCCGCCAATGGGAGGAATGTGCCATGGTATGTATCCAAATTATTATGGTCCACAAAATAATAATTATGGGTCAGGAGGCTGTGCTTGTGGGAATAATAATTCAGATTATAATGAACATTTTGAAAAAAATTATCCCAGTAAAAATAATGAAGATTTAAGACCAAATTGAAATAATGCCAGCAATGATTTAGACATAAAAAAAAATAATGAATTAGAAGATGATACAGTTTCTTGAACACAAGAAAATGATGAATATTCAAATAATGGATATGAAGAACAACTAGTTCAAACTCCGGTTGAAGAATATAATTCTGAGACAGTTACTAATTCAGAGCCGATAGTAACCCCAAATTTTTATTCGGAAGAATTAGAACAACAAGCAAATCATTCCCAACCAACAAATAACCAACCATACTATGAACAAGCTTTTGTTTCTAATCCCGTTTTTCTTAATCAACAATCAGAGCAATCAGAGCAACCACAACAAGTGGCACGATCAATTACTGATGATGAATTCTTTAAATATGCTAATGAACAAGAATTTAATCATAATTCCAAAATTTCAAAAAAGGAAACAAAACGTTTAATGAAAGAAGAATTAAAAGCAGCCAAAACACAAGCAAAATTAGAAAAACAGAATCGTAAAAAGGCAAAGCGTCAAGGAGCACTTGATATTGAGGAATTAGACCCAATTGTAGAATAAAAAGCAAATTAGTTTGCTTTTTATTTTTTTAAAATATTATAAATTTATGGTTGTTTTTTGAATAAAATTAATGTTATAATGATTTAGGTTTTCGGGCTATAGCTCAGCTGGTTAGAGCGCACCCCTGATAAGGGTGAGGTCGATGGTTCAAGTCCATTTAGCCCGACCATTTTTTTATAAGAATTTTGGGCCCGTAGCTCAGCTGGGAGAGCACCTGCCTTGCACGCAGGGGGTCGACGGTTCGATCCCGTTCGGGTCCACCATTTCAAATAGATTTAAACAATTAATTAAAAAAGCATATTAAATTATTAATATGCTTTTTTAATTTGACTTAAAGGTAGTCTTTTCCTAATATCCTTAATTTTTTTTGTGTGTGTGGGTTTAATAAAATGGCTTTTTTGGTATAATATATCTAATGCAAAACAAAATATAAACAGGGGTGAAGTATGTCAATTTTTGATAAAAATGAAAACGAAAGATATGCATATTTTTTAACGAATTTTAAAGAAATAGTTGCAGACTGAGCAGTTATGATTAATGATCAGTTTATTAAGTCATCATTAGATAATTCATCAACTAAATTATTTGGAATGAATGTTGATAAAGCAATTTTATTTTTTGATATTAATTTAGATGCAAATAGTGAATTACATGAATTAGGAATTATTAAAGAAAGTTATAGTATTGATTTAACAAATGATTTAGATTTAAATTTAGCGAAAAAAATAAATAAGAAAAACGAAGAAAAAAATTATGATTTAATTTATAATCAGATTGATAATTTTTTTATTGAAGATTCAGAATTATTAAAATTTTGTGAATATACGTTAAATATTACTAATTTATCAATGGAGACAGATGGGCCAACAATTAGTTCCTTAAATAATTACAAGTCAGTTGCTTTTAATAGTTATCCAACAAAAATTTATGAATTACTAGATTGATTTAACATTGAAATTGTTGATGCAATTAATAATGGATTAAAAATAAAACGCTTTGGAGTTAAAGAAAATAGTCATAGTAATAACAAAATAAGAAGAAAACCAAGATTAATGTCAAACAAAACTTTAAAAAATATTGACAATGATGATGACAAAATTAATAAAGAAATAATTTTTACTGAGTATTTTGCAAATAATGGTAATATTAGTGCTAAATTAATTGCTTTAAATAAGTTGTTACCATTGTTAGAAGAAAAACGAGCTGAAATTAAAGAGTTTAATCCGAAGTTAGAATATGATATTTTTAGTTTTTTACAACATACAAAATATCGGAACTCTTTAACATATCAAGAAGATAGTGATGCTGAAAAACGTTTAGATAAGGTTTTTAAAAAAGCGGTGCTATCTTTATACTTATTAGATATTGATTAAAAAACGAAGAAAATAATTCGTTTTTTATTAATTAAAATTATTTTAAGAAGTTTTTCCGTTATAATTTGTAGTAGGTGATTATGATGAAAGTTATTTTAATTAAAGATGTTAAAAGAAAAGGAAAAGTTAATGATGTAATTGAAGTTGCTGATGGATATGCAAAAAATTATTTAATTAAAGAAGGTTTCGCAATTCCAACAACTTCTGCTAATTTAGCTAAGTTAAATGTTGTTTTATCACAACAAGCAGCACAAGAGGCAGCTACAAAAGCTTCTTTAGAAGAATTAAAAGCAGCATTAGAACAATTAACATTGAATTTTAAACTAAAAGTTCATAATAATAAAACGTTTGGTTCTATTTCTTTAACACAAATTGAAGATCGATTAGCGAAAGAATTTAACTTAAAAATTGATAAAAAGAAATTTATTGATAATAATAATTTAACAAGTTTTGGATTACATTACTTAAAAATTAAATTAGCTCCAAATATAATTGCAACATTAAAAGTGATGGTAGAAAAAAAGGAGAGTTAATTAATGGAAAACATCAGTAAAACAGAATTAAATAAACTTAATGTACTTAAAGATGCGGAAAAAAATGTTTTAGCAATAATTGCTCACTCTATTACTGCAGCGGAAGAAGTTTTTTCAATTTTGACAGAAGAAGATTTTACTGTAATGAATTACAAAGTGATTTTCAAAGCTTTACAAGAACAATTTTCAGCGAAGGTTGCAATTAATATTACAACATTAAGTAATTATATGTTAAAAAATAATATTTTAAATAAAATTGGTGGTATTGAATTTTTAACTGATTTATTTCAATCCTATACAACAGATGCTAATTTATCTGAATATTTAGATATTATTATTAAAAATACAACCTCACGCCGCTTGAAGGCTGTTGTTGATAGTATTAATCGTCAGATTGATGCTCATCAGCCAATTGATGAAGTTGTTAGTCATGCAGAAAAAGAAATCTTAGATGTTAAAAAGGAACGAAAAGGTAATTTATTTAAAACTTCATATGCTGAAGTTGATAAAGTCTTACAAAAAATTGAATTGTTAGAAAATTCTGGAGAAATGTTAACAGGAAGCCCAAGTGGTTTTCGTGATTTAGATCGTATGACATCAGGTTTTCAAAAAGGGGATTTTATTATTTTAGCGGCACGTCCTTCAATGGGAAAAACAGCATTGGCTTTAAATTTTGCTGTTAAATCAGCTGCACAATCAAAAAAAGCAGTTGCTATTTTTTCAGTTGAAATGCCAGCAGAACAATTAATTCAAAGAATGCTAGGAAGTTATTCAACAGTCGATTCTGTTAAAGTTCGAACTGGTAAAGGGTTACAAGAACGCGATTGAGAAAATATTACTAAGGCGGCAGATTTTTTAAAACAAACAAAATTATTTATTGATGATACGCCAGGTTTGAAAGTCATTGAATTGCAATCAAAGTTAAGAAAATTATGTCGTGAAAACGAAGTTGGTTTAGTTGTTATTGATTATTTACAATTACTTAGCACTGGAACTCATTTTGGTGATTCACGTCAACAAGAAGTTTCAACAATTTCCCGTCAGCTTAAGGCATTAGCACGTGAATTAGAGGTTCCGATTATTTGTTTATCACAATTATCACGGTTGGTTGAAAAACGAGAAGACAAAAGACCAATTATGTCTGATTTACGTGATTCAGGAGCAATTGAACAAGATGCTGATATTATCATGTTTTTATTTCGAGAAGAATATTATACTGCCCAGGATTCAACCAATTTGGGGGCACCAATTTTAGAAACAGAAAAGGCACAATTAATTTTATCAAAGCATCGAAATGGTCCAACTGGGAGTGTTGAATTATTATTTGTAAAAAAACATGGTTCATTTGCTGATTATGGTTTGCAAAATACAAAAATTTAGGATACTATATTAATTAGTAAAAAAATAAATTAGTGTTTAAGAAACGAGGTCTACAATGCGTAAGTTATTATCGATTTTTGCAGCAACAACTTTAGTTACAACATCAGCAGCATCAGCTGTCGCTTGTAGTGGTGCACCACAAGGAAATCTTATTCCTATTTTTATGTATAATGGAAATCAAAAATTTAGCCATGCGCCAACAGTAACTCGTAAATCAATAAATGGAATTGATGATGTAACACAATCAGGAAAAGATGAAAATGGTGCTCCCTATGAATACAGTTTACAGGGAGGGCGAATGGGTTTAATTAATGGTTTAATTAATAATGCAATTAACCCTATTTTAAATGGGATAAATTTAACAAAAGATAATAGTGCAACAAC encodes the following:
- a CDS encoding DNA translocase FtsK, with the protein product MGKESYDDQNEKTAILKVEKKPRRNDFIGWVIGALLVTFFTILAVARITLIGQFIDDVLFTFAFGWFKYLMYFVCLVLGLTIFIGVRIRLKSRVIWMIVTFIILSCWLVSSILLIYQYANGQMSYFDKTVFLDVVKNYLQRWQDASIFNPNHPVTFVNFNGAWITLYAAGGIIGNFLAGIASYTTIFGCLILCLSVFLLWGSWVTTGTAIGMFLPKNERKQQGVRVLRLSANRRQKQNIYQNFNIPDEELFSARQVMHTTEASDITIQMPSYTALHDQHLIDDLIDDDFVGKKKMKQNYVRFDNQNSSTPELRKEPFNDYHSMPSQPSHSSSLPHRSRMQLTPDQYIQPRNRRSNSTHLNKKLDDLPVYGSSYGKDINIDVARDKLNSATDITPFGKINRGGNSTTLKQTSFYDEQLPTEEFNPTPSEQFETVDINEGIYHRQSNQEYHHTLEPYQDEYYPNYEAPLMEQQHFDMPYQPQHRVVKPKSIEINKKFSQTVSCQNTFNNPHYKLPNLGLLSPKEDNRRNNERNKLAAQKKAVKINQVFQQFNIAASVQGINIGPTITKFEVQMQPGVKVNKIMHLENDLKYALATQNVRIEAPIQGKSAVGIEIANEISNKVTLREIMERLPLEKQDRKLLVGIGRSVNGGIIFVELDKMPHLLVAGSTGSGKSVCINTILSSLILRTKPSEVKLLLIDPKQVELAVYNNLPHLLAPVITDTKLANSALKKIIAEMERRYSILSERGVRNIESFNKKVTPKDFLPYVVVVIDELADLMMTAGKDIEDSIMRIMQLARAAGIHMVIATQRPSTDVITGVIKTNIPSRISFSVTSAIDSRTILDQGGAEKLIGYGDMLYAPAGQNIPTRAQGAFISDDEIQRLVDFCRAQQEPDYDEEFLNIEINSETGGGNENDNIDSLYQEVKRFVILNQKASTSLIQRKFSIGYNRASRLIDVLEENGIIGPQNGAKPRDVYVQNIDLDDNPFNDGGYW
- a CDS encoding energy-coupling factor transporter ATPase gives rise to the protein MAKKTKKTKKINAKLKKLNDISLKLTDVEFRYRENHPNAVDGVSFEINHGEYVTIIGHNGSGKSTISKIIIGVLRPQKGKIEVFGNEVHSSTITGIRKFLGIVFQNPDNQFIGSTVRDDIAFGLENRQIPQKEMQAIIDKAAAKVGMNNFLDHEPLMLSGGQKQRVAIASALALSPDIIIFDEATSMLDPKGRKEIKQIMVELKESREKTIISITHDMDEILNADKVIVMNKGQMVKCGKPHEILYDEEFLKSIHLDVPFVSKVVDSLRLNGLEVKNTLDLRELVDEICQK
- a CDS encoding energy-coupling factor transporter ATPase, which translates into the protein MSKVKKQPKIEALQNVDITFTDVSYVYAPKTPYEYTSLQDINVVIKPGKITAIIGSTGSGKSTLIQHINGLLIPTTGVVDANGFIIKAKQKRIKNIKQLRKSIGLVFQFPEYQLFEETIEKDIMFGPVHLGESKEVARENAKKYLEMVGLPLNYLERSPFDLSGGQKRRVAIAGILAMEGNTLILDEPTAGLDPEGEEDFIKLFQRVNKEQNKRIILVTHNMDHVLEIADEVIALKEGRILKVGTPFEIFKDKNLLQELLIEPPKIYHLIYQLQEKCLDLTNVNIRNINQLAKEIIQHKEQKRKG
- a CDS encoding energy-coupling factor transporter transmembrane component T family protein yields the protein MRLSFGRYIAYNSPIHRMDPRVKLFMLLSLMISIFFSTGFTGYTILGMTIFSLFFLAKLPPRLLRALLKPILFMFIILLLINCFLVTDGYIGWHWGGKTTATGPVAVGGKSWFAFSEKAIFNALYMACRIYLMILITTILTATTQPLDLTLALEDLLSPLKLVRFPVHILSTIISIALRMIPTLIEEAGRIMKAQASRGVDFKNGHFKDKIKSTTALIIPLLVSAFQKAEDLAYAMDARGYDPHAKRTRYRHYRIHFPDVLLFIFGVGIASIIIAQSVTMGQYETFYEVWHWDTDSNGWIFGKIKTGFLQIRISHIDEFVLGW
- a CDS encoding tRNA pseudouridine synthase A, with protein sequence MLYLLLSIEYDGYDYSGWVKQKNAWTIQGELEKAFFGICHQKIWTLGASKTDAGVHASDQKVLVKLPFQSQHLVFFIKTVSKTLPPNINIKGYQLVSENFSVRTAKVKEYVYTINDQEYDLFNHRYELKVNTPLNVRKLHQISQIFVGTHDFGYFAGVKPTENIVTQRTINKIWVKRNKAKKIEIHFMGKSFIRYQIRMLTQNILACYAGKVSLSELQAQLKHPPQGATTKYCAKPYGLCLKKIKY
- the rplI gene encoding 50S ribosomal protein L9, which codes for MMKVILIKDVKRKGKVNDVIEVADGYAKNYLIKEGFAIPTTSANLAKLNVVLSQQAAQEAATKASLEELKAALEQLTLNFKLKVHNNKTFGSISLTQIEDRLAKEFNLKIDKKKFIDNNNLTSFGLHYLKIKLAPNIIATLKVMVEKKES
- the dnaB gene encoding replicative DNA helicase; this translates as MENISKTELNKLNVLKDAEKNVLAIIAHSITAAEEVFSILTEEDFTVMNYKVIFKALQEQFSAKVAINITTLSNYMLKNNILNKIGGIEFLTDLFQSYTTDANLSEYLDIIIKNTTSRRLKAVVDSINRQIDAHQPIDEVVSHAEKEILDVKKERKGNLFKTSYAEVDKVLQKIELLENSGEMLTGSPSGFRDLDRMTSGFQKGDFIILAARPSMGKTALALNFAVKSAAQSKKAVAIFSVEMPAEQLIQRMLGSYSTVDSVKVRTGKGLQERDWENITKAADFLKQTKLFIDDTPGLKVIELQSKLRKLCRENEVGLVVIDYLQLLSTGTHFGDSRQQEVSTISRQLKALARELEVPIICLSQLSRLVEKREDKRPIMSDLRDSGAIEQDADIIMFLFREEYYTAQDSTNLGAPILETEKAQLILSKHRNGPTGSVELLFVKKHGSFADYGLQNTKI